In the genome of Poecilia reticulata strain Guanapo linkage group LG16, Guppy_female_1.0+MT, whole genome shotgun sequence, one region contains:
- the myo1eb gene encoding myosin IEb isoform X1: MYRNMMIDSENQCVIISGESGAGKTVAAKYIMSYVSKVSGGGEKVQRVKDIILQSNPLLEAFGNAKTVRNNNSSRFGKYFEIQFSRGGAPDGGKISNFLLEKSRVVSQNPGERNFHIYYQLLGGASGEQRENLGVTTPDYYLYLNQSGTYTVEDMDDRKDFSDTMAAMSVVGLSLDDQDSVLQLVAGILHLGNIGFREENNYAVVESQDFLAFPSFLLGIPQDGLCNKLTSRVMDSKWGGKTESISVTLNTEQACFSRDALSKALYTRLFDYLVDCVNKAMQKETEELNIGVLDIYGFEIFQKNGFEQFCINFVNEKLQQIFIELTLKAEQEEYVQEGIRWTPIEYFNNKVVCDLIESKLNPPGVMSVLDDVCATMHAKGEGADQTLLQKLQGQIGTHEHFSSWNRGFIIHHYAGKVSYDVGGFCERNRDVLFSDIIELMQSSEFPFIRALFPENLEAEKRGRPTTASSKIKKQANSLVQTLMKCTPHYIRCIKPNETKRPRDWEETRVRHQVEYLGLRENIRVRRAGYAYRRVFNKFLHRYAILTRETWPEWRGEQRQGVLHLLRSVNMDQDQFQLGTAKVFIKAPESLFLLEEMRERKFNGYARVIQKAWRKHIAVRKYVRMREEASDILLNKKERRKNSINRNFVGDYIGTDNHPEIRQFVGRRERIDFADVVVKFDRRFKTTKRDLILTPKFLYLVGREKVKQGPDKGQIQEVLKRKIQLNRIQSVSLSTLQDDFFIVHEDEYDSVLQSVFKTEFLSLLVKRYQENTDRKLALKFNNLLEFKVKKGRHLFSSSGSRQIQFQAGQGDEVVLKPSGKVLHVSIGPGLPKNSRPTRKDNRKSRYMGSQAPPTYQNHSGPAPSRGSTLRQQSSMDQPTLPRLQNQRRPSNQPPQNQDMGFMNVPDQGAAGFHRRLSKEVKPAPGAGRPKPKPRSPQCKALYAYDAQDTDELSFNSDDVIEILTEDPSGWWFGRLRGKEGMFPGNYVEKI, translated from the exons ATGTACCGGAACATGATGATCGACAGCGAGAACCAGTGTGTCATCATCAG CGGCGAGAGCGGAGCTGGGAAAACCGTCGCTGCCAAGTACATCATGAGCTACGTCTCCAAAGTGTccggaggaggagagaaagtcCAG CGGGTCAAAGACATCATCCTGCAGTCCAACCCCCTGCTGGAGGCTTTTGGTAACGCAAAGACGGTCCGCAACAacaactccagcagattt GGAAAGTACTTTGAGATCCAGTTCAGCCGGGGCGGAGCTCCAGACGGAGGGAAAATCTCCAACTTCCTGCTGGAGAAAAGCCGAGTCGTCTCCCAGAACCCCGGAGAGAGGAACTTCCACATCTACTACCAG CTTCTGGGCGGAGCCAGCGGGGAGCAGAGGGAGAACCTGGGGGTCACGACCCCGGACTACTACTTATACCTGAACCAGTCAGGAACGTACACGGTGGAGGACATGGATGACAGGAAGGACTTCTCAGATACCATG GCCGCCATGTCCGTCGTGGGTCTGTCTCTGGACGATCAGGACTCAGTTCTGCAGCTGGTCGCAGGAATTCTGCACCTGGGGAACATCGGCTTCCGGGAGGAGAATAACTACGCCGTGGTGGAGAGCCAGGACT TCCTGGCGTTCCCGTCCTTCCTGCTGGGAATCCCTCAGGACGGACTCTGCAACAAGCTCACCAGCCGGGTCATGGACAGCAAGTGGGGCGGCAAGACCGAGTCCATCTCCGTCACCCTGAACACGGAGCAGGCCTGCTTCTCCAGGGACGCCCTGTCCAAAGCGCTCTACACCCGCCTCTTTGACTACCTGGTGGAC TGCGTGAACAAGGCCATGCAGAAGGAGACGGAGGAGCTCAATATCGGAGTCCTGGACATCTACGGCTTCGAGATCTTCCAG AAAAACGGTTTTGAGCAATTCTGCATCAACTTTGTGAacgagaagctgcagcagatctTCATCGAGCTGACGCTGAAGGCCGAGCAG gaggAGTACGTCCAGGAGGGCATCCGTTGGACCCCCATCGAGTATTTCAACAACAAGGTGGTCTGTGACCTCATCGAGTCCAAACTG AATCCTCCTGGGGTGATGAGCGTCCTGGACGATGTCTGCGCCACGATGCACGCCAAGGGAGAGGGGGCGGACCAGACgctgctgcagaagctgcaggGACAAATCGGGACGCACGAGCATTTCAGCAGCTGGAACCGCGGCTTCATCATCCACCACTACGCTGGCAAG gtgTCGTATGACGTCGGCGGGTTCTGTGAGCGGAACCGGGACGTCCTCTTCAGTGACATCATCGAGTTGATGCAGAGCAGCGAGTT TCCGTTCATCAGAGCGCTGTTCCCGGAGAACCTGGAGGCGGAAAAACGAGGCCGGCCGACCACGGCCAGCAGCAAGATCAAG AAACAGGCCAACAGTCTGGTCCAGACCCTGATGAAGTGCACGCCCCATTACATCCGGTGCATCAAACCCAATGAGACCAAGCGGCCCAGAGACTGGGAGGAGACCCGGGTGCGGCACCAGGTGGAGTACCTGGGCCTGCGGGAGAACATCCGGGTCCGCCGGGCCGGATATGCTTACCGCCGCGTCTTCAACAAGTTCCTGCACAG GTACGCCATCCTGACCAGAGAGACCTGGCCCGAGTGGCGGGGCGAGCAGCGCCAGGGCGTCCTGCACCTGCTGCGCTCCGTCAACATGGACCAGGACCAGTTCCAGCTGGGGACAGCCAAGGTCTTCATCAAAGCTCCGGAGTCG CTCTTCCTGCTGGAGGAGATGCGCGAGAGGAAATTCAACGGCTATGCCCGCGTCATTCAGAAGGCCTGGCGCAAACACATCGCCGTCCGCAAATACGTCAGGATGAGGGAGGAAG CCTCAGACATTCTGCTGAACAAGAAGGAACGCCGCAAGAACAGCATCAACAGGAACTTTGTGGGCGACTACATCGGAACCGACAACCACCCTGAGATCCGGCAGTTTGTGGGCCGCCGAGAGAGAATCGACTTCGCTGACGTGGTCGTCAAGTTCGACCGACGGTTCAAG ACGACGAAGCGTGACCTCATCCTGACCCCAAAGTTCCTGTATCTGGTTGGCCGAGAGAAAGTGAAGCAAGGTCCAGATAAGGGTCAGATCCAAGAGGTTCTGAAGAGGAAGATCCAGCTCAACCGGATCCAGTCAGTCTCTCTCAG CACTCTGCAGGACGACTTCTTCATTGTCCATGAAGACGAGTACGACAGCGTCCTGCAGAGCGTCTTCAAGACCGAGTTCCTCAGTCTGCTGGTGAAGCGGTACCAGGAGAACACGGATCGCAAGCTGGCGCTGAAGTTCAACAACCT CCTGGAGTTCAAGGTGAAGAAGGGCCGCCATCTGTTCAGCTCGTCCGGGTCCAGGCAGATCCAGTTCCAGGCGGGCCAGGGAGATGAGGTGGTTCTGAAGCCCAGTGGTAAGGTTCTGCACGTCTCCATCGGGCCGGGCCTCCCAAAGAACTCCA GACCGACCCGGAAGGATAACCGCAAGAGCCGCTACATGGGCAGCCAGGCTCCGCCCACATACCAGAACCACTCAG GCCCCGCCCCCTCCAGAGGGTCCACCCTAAGGCAGCAGTCCAGCATGGATCAACCCACCTTGCCCCGCCTCCAGAACCAGCGCCGGCCCAGCAACCAGCCGCCCCAGAACCAGGACATGGGCTTCATGAACGTCCCTGACCAGGGAGCGGCGGG GTTCCACAGGCGCCTCTCCAAGGAGGTGAAGCCGGCTCCGGGAGCGGGTCGGCCTAAACCCAAACCTCGGTCCCCCCAATGCAAAGCTCTGTACGCCTACGACGCCCAGGACACCGACGAGCTGAGCTTCAACTCCGACGACGTCATCGAGATCCTCACTGAAG ATCCGTCGGGTTGGTGGTTCGGCCGGCTGCGGGGCAAAGAGGGGATGTTCCCCGGAAACTATGTGGAGAAGATCTAG
- the prune gene encoding exopolyphosphatase PRUNE1 isoform X1: MKFLKPRDHIQTRTRFRPGPGSDCCVSVLQENLDRAGPDVHVVLGNEACDVDSMVSAMAFAYFLFKTAGGDSLVLPLMNIRQSDLALRSDIVFLLRRAALPQHLLLFRDQLDLRALRRAGRLRLSLVDHNVLPSSDADLEGAVVEVLDHHQAERKPSPTCPVTVEMVGSCATLVTERIIKEAPQILDQQIALLLYATVVLDCVNMAAAAGKVTPKDSCYVAELEARFPSLPPRGALFQELQKAKLDVSGLNMEQMLLKDMKAVSGSLNIAIPVIYLPLEELLQTAELEEELSAFCHKSGFDLLLMMTISFTDREEPIRELAVFSHSSTCREQVSSYLQRAQSPALGLSPAPCLHPLISAFHQGNAVASRKKLLPLVQDFLRECDGAGCLGDAEEEPAVPPTPTNSLVDGCPLDGGLPRITVEELRSKFDDL, from the exons ATGAAGTTTCTAAAACCCAGAGATCACatccagaccagaaccagattccggcctggtcctggttctgactGCTGCGTCTCGGTTCTGCAGGAGAACCTGGACCGGGCCGGTCCAGATGTCCACGTGGTTCTGGGGAACGAAGCCTGTGATGTGGACTCCATGGTGTCGGCCATGGCCTTTGCCTACTTCCTGTTCAAG actgCAGGCGGCGACTCGCTGGTTCTGCCCCTGATGAACATCCGGCAGTCGGACCTGGCGCTGCGGTCCGACATCGTGTTCCTGCTGCGCCGCGCTGCTCTGCCGCAACACCTGCTGCTGTTCCGGGACCAGCTGGATCTGCGGGCGCTGCGGCGCGCCGGCCGCCTGCGGCTCAGCCTGGTGGACCACAACGTCCTGCCCAG TTCAGATGCTGACCTGGAGGGGGCAGTAGTGGAGGTGCTTGACCACCATCAGGCTGAGAGGAAACCCTCCCCTACCTGCCCTGTTACTGTGGAGATGGTGGGATCCTGTGCTACCTTGGTAACCGAACGCATCATCAAGGAAGCTCCACAGATCCTGGACCAGCAAATCGCCCTCCTACTCTACG ccACAGTGGTGCTGGACTGCGTCAATATGGCTGCCGCTGCAGGTAAAGTGACTCCTAAAGACAGCTGCTACGTTGCTGAGCTGGAGGCGCGGTTCCCCTCTCTGCCACCAAGGGGCGCTCTGTTCCAGGAGCTGCAGAAGGCCAAGCTGGACGTCTCAG GTCTGAACATGGAGCAGATGCTGTTAAAAGACATGAAAGCCGTTTCAGGAAGTCTCAACATCGCCATTCCTGTCATCTACCTCCCTCTGGAG gagctgctgcagacgGCCGAGTTGGAGGAGGAGCTTTCAGCTTTCTGTCACAAGTCTGGATTTGATTTGCTGCTTATGATGACGATCTCCTTCACTGACAGAGaggagccaatcagagagcttGCTGTGTTCAGCCACAGCAGCACCTGCAGGGAGCAG GTGAGCAGCTACCTGCAGCGGGCCCAGAGCCCCGCCCTGGGCCTCAGCCCCGCCCCCTGCCTCCACCCTCTGATCTCAGCGTTCCACCAAG GTAACGCGGTGGCGTCCAGGAAGAAGCTCCTCCCCCTGGTCCAGGACTTCCTGAGGGAGTGCGATGGCGCCGGTTGCCTAGGAGACGCGGAGGAGGAGCCGGCGGTGCCGCCCACGCCCACGAACAGCCTGGTGGACGGCTGCCCTCTGGACGGCGGCCTGCCGCGCATCACCGTCGAGGAGCTGCGGAGCAAGTtcgatgacctctga
- the bnipl gene encoding bcl-2/adenovirus E1B 19 kDa-interacting protein 2-like protein isoform X2 yields MELREEWLDDGFPRPLPEDTEGPAGGAADSAPPIRLAPSSGARKRLTAPALSDPNSDSFSAAALSGTPDDSPSLDINLEALETPSGSESGTLPDGVHDLEWEDDLPEMGRGRFVGVAEPSEGLMDLDQVDQHGRRWRRFSISGQEYQVNMSVLEPYLQVLSHGGYYGDGMNAIILFTSCYLPENTVEDYEYVMENLFRYIVGTLDLMVSENYLLVYLCAMAPRNKLPAIKWLHQCYTSIDRRLRKDLKGLLVVHPAWYIKALITLVKPFISDKFSRKIRFVQNLEQLSQFVPTDRLQIPEAIRQYDEKLRR; encoded by the exons ATGGAGCTGAGGGAGGAGTGGCTGGACGACGGCTTCCCCAG GCCGCTCCCGGAGGATACTGAGGgtccagcaggaggcgctgcagACTCAG CCCCGCCCATCAGACTGGCCCCGTCGAGCGGAGCCAGGAAGCGGCTGACGGCGCCGGCCCTCAGCGACCCAAACAGCGACAGCTTTTCGGCGGCGGCGCTGTCCGGGACGCCGGACGACTCGCCGTCGCTGGACATCAACCTGGAGGCGCTGGAGACGCCGTCCGGCAGCGAGTCGGGGACGCTGCCGGACGGCGTGCACGACCTGGAGTGGGAAG ACGACCTGCCAGAGATGGGGCGGGGGCGGTTCGTGGGCGTGGCGGAGCCCAGCGAGGGTCTGATGGACCTGGACCAGGTGGACCAACATGGCCGCCGGTGGAGGCGGTTCTCCATATCTGGACAAGAGTACCAGGTCAACATGAGCGTCCTGGAGCCATACCTGCAGGTCCTGTCAcatggag GTTACTATGGAGACGGGATGAACGCCATAATTCTGTTTACTTCCTGTTACCTGCCGGAGAACACGGTGGAGGACTATGAGTATGTCATGGAGAACCTGTTCAG GTACATCGTGGGAACGCTGGACCTGATGGTTTCAGAGAACTACCTGCTGGTCTACCTGTGCGCCATGGCTCCCAGGAACAAGCTGCCAGCCATCAAGTGGCTCCACCAGTGCTACACCTCCATCGACAGGAG GTTGAGGAAGGACCTGAAGGGCCTGCTGGTGGTGCATCCGGCCTGGTACATCAAGGCTCTGATCACGCTGGTCAAGCCCTTCATCAG TGACAAATTTAGCAGGAAGATTCGCTTCGTTCAGAACCTGGAGCAGCTGTCGCAGTTCGTCCCCACAGACAGGCTGCAGATCCCAGAGGCAATCCGACA GTATGATGAGAAGCTGAGAAGATGA
- the prune gene encoding exopolyphosphatase PRUNE1 isoform X2: MEEFLRSCRRTLQENLDRAGPDVHVVLGNEACDVDSMVSAMAFAYFLFKTAGGDSLVLPLMNIRQSDLALRSDIVFLLRRAALPQHLLLFRDQLDLRALRRAGRLRLSLVDHNVLPSSDADLEGAVVEVLDHHQAERKPSPTCPVTVEMVGSCATLVTERIIKEAPQILDQQIALLLYATVVLDCVNMAAAAGKVTPKDSCYVAELEARFPSLPPRGALFQELQKAKLDVSGLNMEQMLLKDMKAVSGSLNIAIPVIYLPLEELLQTAELEEELSAFCHKSGFDLLLMMTISFTDREEPIRELAVFSHSSTCREQVSSYLQRAQSPALGLSPAPCLHPLISAFHQGNAVASRKKLLPLVQDFLRECDGAGCLGDAEEEPAVPPTPTNSLVDGCPLDGGLPRITVEELRSKFDDL, translated from the exons ATGGAGGAGTTTCTGCGGAGCTGCCGGCGGACCCTGCAG GAGAACCTGGACCGGGCCGGTCCAGATGTCCACGTGGTTCTGGGGAACGAAGCCTGTGATGTGGACTCCATGGTGTCGGCCATGGCCTTTGCCTACTTCCTGTTCAAG actgCAGGCGGCGACTCGCTGGTTCTGCCCCTGATGAACATCCGGCAGTCGGACCTGGCGCTGCGGTCCGACATCGTGTTCCTGCTGCGCCGCGCTGCTCTGCCGCAACACCTGCTGCTGTTCCGGGACCAGCTGGATCTGCGGGCGCTGCGGCGCGCCGGCCGCCTGCGGCTCAGCCTGGTGGACCACAACGTCCTGCCCAG TTCAGATGCTGACCTGGAGGGGGCAGTAGTGGAGGTGCTTGACCACCATCAGGCTGAGAGGAAACCCTCCCCTACCTGCCCTGTTACTGTGGAGATGGTGGGATCCTGTGCTACCTTGGTAACCGAACGCATCATCAAGGAAGCTCCACAGATCCTGGACCAGCAAATCGCCCTCCTACTCTACG ccACAGTGGTGCTGGACTGCGTCAATATGGCTGCCGCTGCAGGTAAAGTGACTCCTAAAGACAGCTGCTACGTTGCTGAGCTGGAGGCGCGGTTCCCCTCTCTGCCACCAAGGGGCGCTCTGTTCCAGGAGCTGCAGAAGGCCAAGCTGGACGTCTCAG GTCTGAACATGGAGCAGATGCTGTTAAAAGACATGAAAGCCGTTTCAGGAAGTCTCAACATCGCCATTCCTGTCATCTACCTCCCTCTGGAG gagctgctgcagacgGCCGAGTTGGAGGAGGAGCTTTCAGCTTTCTGTCACAAGTCTGGATTTGATTTGCTGCTTATGATGACGATCTCCTTCACTGACAGAGaggagccaatcagagagcttGCTGTGTTCAGCCACAGCAGCACCTGCAGGGAGCAG GTGAGCAGCTACCTGCAGCGGGCCCAGAGCCCCGCCCTGGGCCTCAGCCCCGCCCCCTGCCTCCACCCTCTGATCTCAGCGTTCCACCAAG GTAACGCGGTGGCGTCCAGGAAGAAGCTCCTCCCCCTGGTCCAGGACTTCCTGAGGGAGTGCGATGGCGCCGGTTGCCTAGGAGACGCGGAGGAGGAGCCGGCGGTGCCGCCCACGCCCACGAACAGCCTGGTGGACGGCTGCCCTCTGGACGGCGGCCTGCCGCGCATCACCGTCGAGGAGCTGCGGAGCAAGTtcgatgacctctga
- the myo1eb gene encoding myosin IEb isoform X2 — MGSKERYHWQAQNVKVSGVDDMVLLSKINEDAITDNLKKRYMDDYIFVSSVHTHTHTHTHTHTHTHTHTHTHKVLAQYENPPHIYALADCMYRNMMIDSENQCVIISGESGAGKTVAAKYIMSYVSKVSGGGEKVQRVKDIILQSNPLLEAFGNAKTVRNNNSSRFGKYFEIQFSRGGAPDGGKISNFLLEKSRVVSQNPGERNFHIYYQLLGGASGEQRENLGVTTPDYYLYLNQSGTYTVEDMDDRKDFSDTMAAMSVVGLSLDDQDSVLQLVAGILHLGNIGFREENNYAVVESQDFLAFPSFLLGIPQDGLCNKLTSRVMDSKWGGKTESISVTLNTEQACFSRDALSKALYTRLFDYLVDCVNKAMQKETEELNIGVLDIYGFEIFQKNGFEQFCINFVNEKLQQIFIELTLKAEQEEYVQEGIRWTPIEYFNNKVVCDLIESKLNPPGVMSVLDDVCATMHAKGEGADQTLLQKLQGQIGTHEHFSSWNRGFIIHHYAGKVSYDVGGFCERNRDVLFSDIIELMQSSEFPFIRALFPENLEAEKRGRPTTASSKIKKQANSLVQTLMKCTPHYIRCIKPNETKRPRDWEETRVRHQVEYLGLRENIRVRRAGYAYRRVFNKFLHRYAILTRETWPEWRGEQRQGVLHLLRSVNMDQDQFQLGTAKVFIKAPESLFLLEEMRERKFNGYARVIQKAWRKHIAVRKYVRMREEASDILLNKKERRKNSINRNFVGDYIGTDNHPEIRQFVGRRERIDFADVVVKFDRRFKTTKRDLILTPKFLYLVGREKVKQGPDKGQIQEVLKRKIQLNRIQSVSLSTLQDDFFIVHEDEYDSVLQSVFKTEFLSLLVKRYQENTDRKLALKFNNLLEFKVKKGRHLFSSSGSRQIQFQAGQGDEVVLKPSGKVLHVSIGPGLPKNSRPTRKDNRKSRYMGSQAPPTYQNHSAPRSRGGGASRGGPAPSRGSTLRQQSSMDQPTLPRLQNQRRPSNQPPQNQDMGFMNVPDQGAAGFHRRLSKEVKPAPGAGRPKPKPRSPQCKALYAYDAQDTDELSFNSDDVIEILTEDPSGWWFGRLRGKEGMFPGNYVEKI, encoded by the exons ATG GGCAGCAAGGAGCGGTACCACTGGCAGGCCCAGAACGTGAAGGTGAGCGGAGTGGACGACATGGTTCTGCTGTCCAAGATCAACGAGGACGCCATCACCGACAACCTGAAGAAGAGATACATGGACGACTACATCTTCGTATCCTccgtccacacacacacacacacacacacacacacacacacacacacacacacacacacacacacacacaaggttCTG GCGCAGTACGAGAACCCGCCCCACATCTACGCTCTGGCCGACTGCATGTACCGGAACATGATGATCGACAGCGAGAACCAGTGTGTCATCATCAG CGGCGAGAGCGGAGCTGGGAAAACCGTCGCTGCCAAGTACATCATGAGCTACGTCTCCAAAGTGTccggaggaggagagaaagtcCAG CGGGTCAAAGACATCATCCTGCAGTCCAACCCCCTGCTGGAGGCTTTTGGTAACGCAAAGACGGTCCGCAACAacaactccagcagattt GGAAAGTACTTTGAGATCCAGTTCAGCCGGGGCGGAGCTCCAGACGGAGGGAAAATCTCCAACTTCCTGCTGGAGAAAAGCCGAGTCGTCTCCCAGAACCCCGGAGAGAGGAACTTCCACATCTACTACCAG CTTCTGGGCGGAGCCAGCGGGGAGCAGAGGGAGAACCTGGGGGTCACGACCCCGGACTACTACTTATACCTGAACCAGTCAGGAACGTACACGGTGGAGGACATGGATGACAGGAAGGACTTCTCAGATACCATG GCCGCCATGTCCGTCGTGGGTCTGTCTCTGGACGATCAGGACTCAGTTCTGCAGCTGGTCGCAGGAATTCTGCACCTGGGGAACATCGGCTTCCGGGAGGAGAATAACTACGCCGTGGTGGAGAGCCAGGACT TCCTGGCGTTCCCGTCCTTCCTGCTGGGAATCCCTCAGGACGGACTCTGCAACAAGCTCACCAGCCGGGTCATGGACAGCAAGTGGGGCGGCAAGACCGAGTCCATCTCCGTCACCCTGAACACGGAGCAGGCCTGCTTCTCCAGGGACGCCCTGTCCAAAGCGCTCTACACCCGCCTCTTTGACTACCTGGTGGAC TGCGTGAACAAGGCCATGCAGAAGGAGACGGAGGAGCTCAATATCGGAGTCCTGGACATCTACGGCTTCGAGATCTTCCAG AAAAACGGTTTTGAGCAATTCTGCATCAACTTTGTGAacgagaagctgcagcagatctTCATCGAGCTGACGCTGAAGGCCGAGCAG gaggAGTACGTCCAGGAGGGCATCCGTTGGACCCCCATCGAGTATTTCAACAACAAGGTGGTCTGTGACCTCATCGAGTCCAAACTG AATCCTCCTGGGGTGATGAGCGTCCTGGACGATGTCTGCGCCACGATGCACGCCAAGGGAGAGGGGGCGGACCAGACgctgctgcagaagctgcaggGACAAATCGGGACGCACGAGCATTTCAGCAGCTGGAACCGCGGCTTCATCATCCACCACTACGCTGGCAAG gtgTCGTATGACGTCGGCGGGTTCTGTGAGCGGAACCGGGACGTCCTCTTCAGTGACATCATCGAGTTGATGCAGAGCAGCGAGTT TCCGTTCATCAGAGCGCTGTTCCCGGAGAACCTGGAGGCGGAAAAACGAGGCCGGCCGACCACGGCCAGCAGCAAGATCAAG AAACAGGCCAACAGTCTGGTCCAGACCCTGATGAAGTGCACGCCCCATTACATCCGGTGCATCAAACCCAATGAGACCAAGCGGCCCAGAGACTGGGAGGAGACCCGGGTGCGGCACCAGGTGGAGTACCTGGGCCTGCGGGAGAACATCCGGGTCCGCCGGGCCGGATATGCTTACCGCCGCGTCTTCAACAAGTTCCTGCACAG GTACGCCATCCTGACCAGAGAGACCTGGCCCGAGTGGCGGGGCGAGCAGCGCCAGGGCGTCCTGCACCTGCTGCGCTCCGTCAACATGGACCAGGACCAGTTCCAGCTGGGGACAGCCAAGGTCTTCATCAAAGCTCCGGAGTCG CTCTTCCTGCTGGAGGAGATGCGCGAGAGGAAATTCAACGGCTATGCCCGCGTCATTCAGAAGGCCTGGCGCAAACACATCGCCGTCCGCAAATACGTCAGGATGAGGGAGGAAG CCTCAGACATTCTGCTGAACAAGAAGGAACGCCGCAAGAACAGCATCAACAGGAACTTTGTGGGCGACTACATCGGAACCGACAACCACCCTGAGATCCGGCAGTTTGTGGGCCGCCGAGAGAGAATCGACTTCGCTGACGTGGTCGTCAAGTTCGACCGACGGTTCAAG ACGACGAAGCGTGACCTCATCCTGACCCCAAAGTTCCTGTATCTGGTTGGCCGAGAGAAAGTGAAGCAAGGTCCAGATAAGGGTCAGATCCAAGAGGTTCTGAAGAGGAAGATCCAGCTCAACCGGATCCAGTCAGTCTCTCTCAG CACTCTGCAGGACGACTTCTTCATTGTCCATGAAGACGAGTACGACAGCGTCCTGCAGAGCGTCTTCAAGACCGAGTTCCTCAGTCTGCTGGTGAAGCGGTACCAGGAGAACACGGATCGCAAGCTGGCGCTGAAGTTCAACAACCT CCTGGAGTTCAAGGTGAAGAAGGGCCGCCATCTGTTCAGCTCGTCCGGGTCCAGGCAGATCCAGTTCCAGGCGGGCCAGGGAGATGAGGTGGTTCTGAAGCCCAGTGGTAAGGTTCTGCACGTCTCCATCGGGCCGGGCCTCCCAAAGAACTCCA GACCGACCCGGAAGGATAACCGCAAGAGCCGCTACATGGGCAGCCAGGCTCCGCCCACATACCAGAACCACTCAG CGCCTCGCAGcagagggggcggggcttccaGAGGAGGCCCCGCCCCCTCCAGAGGGTCCACCCTAAGGCAGCAGTCCAGCATGGATCAACCCACCTTGCCCCGCCTCCAGAACCAGCGCCGGCCCAGCAACCAGCCGCCCCAGAACCAGGACATGGGCTTCATGAACGTCCCTGACCAGGGAGCGGCGGG GTTCCACAGGCGCCTCTCCAAGGAGGTGAAGCCGGCTCCGGGAGCGGGTCGGCCTAAACCCAAACCTCGGTCCCCCCAATGCAAAGCTCTGTACGCCTACGACGCCCAGGACACCGACGAGCTGAGCTTCAACTCCGACGACGTCATCGAGATCCTCACTGAAG ATCCGTCGGGTTGGTGGTTCGGCCGGCTGCGGGGCAAAGAGGGGATGTTCCCCGGAAACTATGTGGAGAAGATCTAG
- the bnipl gene encoding bcl-2/adenovirus E1B 19 kDa-interacting protein 2-like protein isoform X1: MSSPARQMDGTTEDRAAEETPRXGSIQDMELREEWLDDGFPRPLPEDTEGPAGGAADSAPPIRLAPSSGARKRLTAPALSDPNSDSFSAAALSGTPDDSPSLDINLEALETPSGSESGTLPDGVHDLEWEDDLPEMGRGRFVGVAEPSEGLMDLDQVDQHGRRWRRFSISGQEYQVNMSVLEPYLQVLSHGGYYGDGMNAIILFTSCYLPENTVEDYEYVMENLFRYIVGTLDLMVSENYLLVYLCAMAPRNKLPAIKWLHQCYTSIDRRLRKDLKGLLVVHPAWYIKALITLVKPFISDKFSRKIRFVQNLEQLSQFVPTDRLQIPEAIRQYDEKLRR, from the exons ATGAGCTCCCCCGCCAGGCAGATGGACGGGACCACCGAGGACAG GGCGGCTGAGGAAACCCCGCGGCMCGGCAGCATCCAGGACATGGAGCTGAGGGAGGAGTGGCTGGACGACGGCTTCCCCAG GCCGCTCCCGGAGGATACTGAGGgtccagcaggaggcgctgcagACTCAG CCCCGCCCATCAGACTGGCCCCGTCGAGCGGAGCCAGGAAGCGGCTGACGGCGCCGGCCCTCAGCGACCCAAACAGCGACAGCTTTTCGGCGGCGGCGCTGTCCGGGACGCCGGACGACTCGCCGTCGCTGGACATCAACCTGGAGGCGCTGGAGACGCCGTCCGGCAGCGAGTCGGGGACGCTGCCGGACGGCGTGCACGACCTGGAGTGGGAAG ACGACCTGCCAGAGATGGGGCGGGGGCGGTTCGTGGGCGTGGCGGAGCCCAGCGAGGGTCTGATGGACCTGGACCAGGTGGACCAACATGGCCGCCGGTGGAGGCGGTTCTCCATATCTGGACAAGAGTACCAGGTCAACATGAGCGTCCTGGAGCCATACCTGCAGGTCCTGTCAcatggag GTTACTATGGAGACGGGATGAACGCCATAATTCTGTTTACTTCCTGTTACCTGCCGGAGAACACGGTGGAGGACTATGAGTATGTCATGGAGAACCTGTTCAG GTACATCGTGGGAACGCTGGACCTGATGGTTTCAGAGAACTACCTGCTGGTCTACCTGTGCGCCATGGCTCCCAGGAACAAGCTGCCAGCCATCAAGTGGCTCCACCAGTGCTACACCTCCATCGACAGGAG GTTGAGGAAGGACCTGAAGGGCCTGCTGGTGGTGCATCCGGCCTGGTACATCAAGGCTCTGATCACGCTGGTCAAGCCCTTCATCAG TGACAAATTTAGCAGGAAGATTCGCTTCGTTCAGAACCTGGAGCAGCTGTCGCAGTTCGTCCCCACAGACAGGCTGCAGATCCCAGAGGCAATCCGACA GTATGATGAGAAGCTGAGAAGATGA